The Ranitomeya variabilis isolate aRanVar5 chromosome 7, aRanVar5.hap1, whole genome shotgun sequence DNA window TACctattttctatagcagtaatgcagttccaattttctggATTTACTACTCTTAACATTCCTTAGTGcagctttgtttttgtttttttgcactccAGTTTTAGAGAAAATGTTTTTATTTGGAAATTGGGCCCGGTGTCGGCACTCCAATATCAGCCTCACcacttttgattagcaaatggggcctgacCTCTAGCCTACAACCCAATAATAGCCCAAAAATTTTTAtttaggaaatggggcctcctgcctgcacGCCAGCATTATAGCAAGagtttttgattaggaaatggggcctggtaacTACACCTCATTATCAGCCCTAtcgattttgagtaggaaatgagTTCTCCTGTCtataccccaatattagcccataCAATTTTACATAGGAATTGGGGTCTGGTACATACATGCCAATATTATCCTTAATGATATGGaattggaaatggggcctggtgcctgcaccctaATATTAGGCCTAGCAATTTTGATTGGGAAATGGGGCTTCCTGTCTGCACTCCAATATCAACTCAAACTATTTTACTTAGGAAATGGGGCAATTAATTAAGTTGATACAAAACAAATTACTCTCCGTCGCTCCTCTGATCTGTACACACCCCCTCCCCTTATAAAACACATCCCCTCTGCTCATAATACAGCACCACTACCCTAGAGAAAGAACTAACAAAAGCAATAGTGGAAACTCAACCATTTACTGAACTGTGCCCTAATTTTTCCAACTTTGATAGAACATTCTCAGGAATCTGAACACGAATCAAAATGAGCTACGTTCGGGCCGAATTTCACATTAGCGAACATTTTTCCTCATCTCTAATCACTACCACTGAAACTGCTGCAAACCACCCACTCTGTTGTCTCCTTCCACATTattctgtagactgtaagcccgcaagggcaggaccCTCTCTTTTTCTGTACCActttgtcattgttagtttattcTCTGtagtttatatttatatattatatgtaacccatcctcatgtacagcaccattgaatcaatgattctctaaaaataaataataataataacaataataataacgttGTGATATCTGAAAAAGTATGTTCTATTAGAAAGAAATAAAAGAGCATAAAACACCAAAGACCAGTAGGTTCCCAATATTAGTCACTTCTGAGTCCTTCCATCAGGAAGAGTCTTGAAAAAATAAACTGTTCTTAGCCTGCCATAAAGGAGATTTTGCCAAAAAGGTGGTTTCCATGTAATTATACACCTTTTTTGTCTTCCACTCACACATTATTGGCCACTTTTTTGTATgggaaacaatttatttttttaatatgccCAGAGGTTCCTATACTGACCACAAGCCCCTAATATCTAAATAATCAGCTAGATGCCTCTTTGGAGCTAAGAGAACATCCGGGATTTATGGACCCAGATATTTACAGGAAACATTTCAGGAATTCATGCTGTATGAACTAGGGCCCATATGAATCAGAAAATAGTCGCATTATTACAGttgtatgttttattttgaattgctgCAGCTATTCTCGGAAAATATACTTTGGGGAAAATCTGGCCAGGAACCATGTGTCTTGGATGACTAGAAGCATGCCGGTCAATGGCAGCTCCTCGCTGCACTGTTGCCTTTAACTGACAGGCCTCTCCCTATGCACACACATTGGGAGTGATCTGTCAGTGTAAGGGAGCAGGTTAGAGATAAGTTGCCAGGATCCTACTCCGGACTAGTCTCAGAGATGCATAATCCCCACCCGGCTGCTCGCAGTAGGCATTCTCTGAGGTGCTGtagccatagctcccaaccgtctatcatactgcgggactgtcctgattttgaggctgtgccccgcagtcctGCACGGGACTCCACTTCTCccgcacagccagcaggagaagcagccaacacgcccccttgtattaggccatgCCCCTCCATATCTTCTTCATCCGGGgcggtggttcagagagggagaaaggacattctgatgtgtgtgtgtgtgtgtactgcacagatacatgcagctggccctgctgtgcttacagtactaagcagagctgctgggacacatctacagcccgaCTATACACTGTcattgtcatgtgtggccattatacagtatggagcactgtgtggccatatttttttctgtttataattattgtttatgaaacagtgtaatCAGCAGAGCcgctacctttgtccctctttgccttcttcaaaagttgggaggtatgtgtagCATTTCAGAGTAAAGGTTACACAGCTGCAATAATGCAGCCAatgtctgattcatgctgtctgAGGTTTTGTCAGCATGAATCtcttgataggttccctttaagcaaatctGCCAAATAATATAAGACTATCCAAATGCAAAGAAAATAGAgagaaaaaggcagcactcacccttctTTCTTCCGTTGTAAAAAATCCTTTTTATTCATACCAATAAAACTTGACATACAGGTACGGTATAGGCTGGGGCAAATTTCTGAGCCACATACGAATGTACCTCCGTTTTGCTGACGATGTATTTATGGTATGGGATGGGGGGGAATCGAGTTTTCAGGAATTTGTAGCATTTCTAAATGAGAATAATAATGAAAATATGATATTTACATCTGTATTCGGGGACATATCCCTGGAATTCCTGGATGTAAAAGTGGAGGTCCAAGAAGGGGTAATCACCACCAGGGCCCATAGAAAGGAAACAGCTACCAATAATGTACTTCACTTCCAAAGTGCGCACCCTGAGCATACGAAAAATGCCATACCGTACAGCCAAATGGTGCGCTTAAGAAAAATCAACAGTAACGATGAGGGTTTTAATAATCAGGTGCGAGAACTAAAATCACGTTTTAGAAACAGGGGGTACCCTAAGCACGTTTTGCACCAGGCTGAGTTACGAGCAGCGAGTCTGTCACAAATGGACCTTCTAAAAAGAGGAAGGAATAAAAAAAGGCAAAGAACAAATGGAGTGGATAACTCAAAGAAAGAGGGGGTGTTCACTTTTATTTTCAAACACAGTCCATTAAATAATGAGGTGTTTTCGGCCATACGAAAAAACTGGCATAttataaaaaatgatgctgattttAGGAATTTACCCGATTGTCGTCCACGTTTTGCTTATAAGCGTCCCAAGAATATAGGAGACTTAGTTGTAAAGAATAGAATTGCAGCAGATAGTAATGATTGGATAAAAAAATCACGTCCTCAGGGAAACTTCAGATGCGGGAATTGTAGTATGTGCCATCTACATAATACCAAAAATCCGTTAAAGATAGGTACAGTGACACATTCTGTGAGGGACTTTATTACATGCAAGACCAAATTTGTTGTATATGCAATTTTCTGCCAGTGCAATAAGTTTTATATAGGAAAAACAATCAGGCCGCTAATGGTTCGTTTCCGTGAGCACTTTAATTCAGTGCTCACTGGGAAGGGACGTGTTCGTCTAATCAAACACGTACATGAATCGCATGGAGGAGATCCCAACCAGCTCAGTTTTGCTGGTTTGGAAGTGATCAAATTCCCACAGCAGGGAGGAGATCACAATAGACTGCTCCTCCAATGTGAAGCGAGGTGGATCCTCAAAACTAATGCCCAGGGTCCCTGGGGGTTAAACGACAAATTAGATATGGCTATTTTCCTATAATCCGAAAGAAATTTGTTGAAAGATcgtgttgttgtttttaattttaattatatatgtatttattcatCATGTGGCGCGTCGCTCAcctgataaaggaaatgacgttccaggcacagcacacatggacctgtagaagcacgcaagtgcgaaacggccgtcgtcttgtcttcaccgctccctctcctCACATTTGCCCCAGCCTATACCGTACCTGTATGTCAAGTTTTATTGGTATGAATAAAAAGGATTTTTTACAACGGAAGAAagaagggtgagtgctgcctttttctcTCTATTTTCTTTGCATTTGGATGTGTCACCAGTCAAGGTTTAGCACCGCCCGGTCCTTCCGAAATAAACAAACATTAATCCCCGGACTCTTAAACTCCACGTTTGCAGCAGTGGTTCATGATCATTGAAGTACGTTCTGTGCCAACCAAACCCTTCTCTTCCTGCATTCAGCTTTACATAATATAAGACTATGATAGGCATAACCATACTACCGCACACCGTAGGACGCTGTCGGTTAGAAAACAGCACATTTGATCAAGAAGAATCCCATATAAAAGCTGTTAACAGAGTCCCGAGagcagaagaaagatggtggaaatATGCTGTGAAAATGTATAAACTTAGGAAGAAACAGCCCTTGGAGTAAGGAATGCCACAGTAGAAAGGCAGGAAAGAAACAGTCCAGGGAGGATTAGCAAGTAAGGGCAAAAAGGGACTCTGCTGGGTAGGGAAGTCAATATAACCTGGCTGGCATCATGTACCCACATGGTCAGCCCTTCAGTAACCAAATCAGCACTTCGGGATGGATAACTCTCCACTCTGCCTCCTGGCAGTACATCCACATCTGCTCTTCTATGCAGGGCTagtcacaaaagtcaccatctggagacctgcaCCAAGTTTGCAGACAGCTCCAAAGCCACGGGTTGGTGACCCCTGATCTACATGGTATAGGGGCGGATTGTGAGGCTTTAATTTAGTTAAACAGAGGGCACAGAACCCTCACTCCCTGTCACTTTATTCAATGTGTACAGTACCATAACTAAAGGAACATGTTTTTGTTCAATTTGTATTTGCTCTTAAACAGTAAAACATTTATATAATAAAACAAAATCAATTATAATGATTAAATATATTTAATTGTTGTTAATATCTCAAAAGGGTGTCTGGATGTTATAAATGAGGGTTCCTTGCGCTAGCACTGCTGTGCAAGGAATGATTGCCACGGAATAGGCTTCACCCGATTCATTTGCTGCATCTACTCCGTGAGAGCAGTTGATCATGACTGAGGGAATCACTGTTGGTAATGAATCCCATCAGTGGTATATGAGGCTTCTCATTGTGCCAAATGCAAGTACTGTAATTGGTGGGTGGTTTTGCATATTGGGGCTATTGGCTACTACAATAATTTCCCCGTGGTTCTCTAAATATGCATGGACCAGATACTCTTGCTGGCTGTTGGTGTGCCTGCAAAGAGGACAGGTGTTATTGTCCAGCAGCCATCTGCCAATGCAGGCAAGGTGGAAGGAGTGGGAACACTCCATGGAGCTGACTTCATTGCCAGCTACAATGTCATCCAGGCAGATTGTGCAGGTTTCAGGTGGGTCCTGGGCCAGTCTTCTGGAGGTTggaagtaacagcattgctgaatTCACCACTTCAAGACGGATGTTAACTGGGGATGGATTTCTGTCCTCAGATCTTTCTCGTGGTGGTCGTCTTCTTTGTCTCCTCCTTGTAATATTGAAAGGCGCTATCTCCGTCCTTCTTTGGCGGCCCAACCTGCTCCTTATCCTATGAGCTATAGGGGAATCTGCCCTGCTATGCCCCGGTGTTCCTGAATGAAAAAGACAAACAACACACATATAAGGACTTTCTTCTATAGAATATTATCCCCTATAAGGAATACATATTTTAGAGGCCTGTATATGGACATATTAGTGGCTTTTTAGGTCCCGTCTTACCTGATGTAGATGGATTTACAATCCCATTTGTTGAAGGCTCTTCTGGGACATGGGAAGTATGAGAATTGTCCCGCGAAGCCATGTTCTTCTTAGATGGTGAAGATGCTAGATATCTCGTGGCCTAAAAGGCACTGGAGAACTCCGAGCTGAAGAACTCTTCACAGTGTAAACGCTCAAAAATTATATTCTGATTCTtgccaaaaagcaaagaagcaaaaAAGGGGTACTCACTAGAGAAACCTCTCCTACGTGAATGCACTGATCAACACTACAGCAGCCCCTCTCATAGGCAAGGCCATTATAATGTCATAATGTCATTGCCCCACATTCCATGGTCAAGTGTTCCATGATGTCATTACCTTACTGCTTACCTCATGATGCAGCTCTGGATAACAGACTGGATATACCTGTACCTATCTATACTGCTGTGTATtattgatatatatgtatatatatatatatatatatatatatatatatatatatagggaattaCTGACCATTTCTACAAAGTAAAACAAAAACAGATTTTAATAAAAATTGCATTTATAGTTTGGGTTAGAGTGAGTGTTATTCAATGATTCATCTGATAGCATTcactccaatgttatactatggagcagtgccGACTAGCGTTTTTTTTCATGCCGAgttagcatgagaaaataattgctacATGCTGCAAATCGACTATCGGATGGcgtacacccatacaagtctatgggtgcgtgcacAACATCGGACTGCGCTCGGATGTCACCAGAGTACAGCTTGATATATGCCTACTTACCCAATGGAGAAGACGGAgagattaagttctccatcttcttcgCAACATGTGATCacatgcaagagaatcggatcatAATAAAATGACGCTCGGATCATgctcgcagcagagtttgagccaagGGTCATTTGCATGTAGCAACCGATTCTCTGACATGAGAAAATCATCTGATGctatacgctagtgtgaaagaacccTTAAAGGGAAAAAGCAAAGTTGTCTTTTTTTTGTTAGTATTTCTTATTTAAatctttttgttgaaaaaaaaataaaaaaatatttatttctccattttctgagatctgtaacttttacattttttcgaCAATTGGGTtgcgtgagggcttctttttttgcaAACTAAGTTGATGGATTTTATTGATGCCATTGACATTTTGACATTTATTGCATTTATATTTTTTGGGGGAAGAGCAACCAAAACAAAAATTGGTAATTTTAGAGgtccaatgtttttttttctttttcaggttgaACGTGTGGCTTAAACAATTTGTATAATTTGATAGATAAGGGGTTTTTTTAGATATCATGATAcctaatatatttatattttacattttcttAATTTATTTATTTCTGAAGGAGAAAAgcagatgatttaaacttttattgtttattttttttctatattgatTAAACATTTTGATTTCTTTCATGTTTAATCTCCTGCAGGACACAAGTCTTATGGCTCCTTCTCAGCATCCACCAAACAAATACGGCGAAGAGGTCAATGTGTTCCTGCAAACCGTCTTATATTATGGGACGATGATTTTGCCGGATCACAAGCAAAACTTATAACATTAtcggtgggtgtcagctgtatatcagAGCTAACAACCTGCTGTAATGGCTGCGATCAGAGCAAGCACCGATCACAGCTGTTTACCCCTCAGATGTTGTGGTCAATAGTGACAGCAGCTTCTAGATGTTTATACGAGGGACAGGGCTCCTTCTTTAACCCCATTTGAACCCTGTGATTGTGACATGCTGATGGTTGCCATGATAACCACACGCCAAGTATTGGCCACAAGGTTCACCAGTTGAGACatgcaatgactgacagtctgctctcctgatctacatgtctcacactggtaatgcccctttaTATTTCAAATAATTTCTGGAGACAGGTTCTCATGTAGATCTATGTCTGgccaatagatcttaacagctcatttacatataagaaaaacatgcatTTCTCCTCTGGAATAAAACATTAGATCACAGACAAGGTACTATttcattcaactttctatgacctacatggccACATAAACGACTTAGGAGCGTTGATCCTACTGGGAGATTCTCTTTAAATAATAGCAAATGCATG harbors:
- the LOC143785957 gene encoding uncharacterized protein LOC143785957, which encodes MASRDNSHTSHVPEEPSTNGIVNPSTSGTPGHSRADSPIAHRIRSRLGRQRRTEIAPFNITRRRQRRRPPRERSEDRNPSPVNIRLEVVNSAMLLLPTSRRLAQDPPETCTICLDDIVAGNEVSSMECSHSFHLACIGRWLLDNNTCPLCRHTNSQQEYLVHAYLENHGEIIVVANSPNMQNHPPITVLAFGTMRSLIYH